In Hallerella succinigenes, the following are encoded in one genomic region:
- a CDS encoding helix-turn-helix domain-containing protein, translating to MSDFAEEKASNEKLGEYLKRVRESKGISLEEFSQKTRVSLEHLQEIEAGEWNKFPVEAYVRGYLNSIAVALGLDMPKVLECYSKEVGSSYSEEFIAPKTITSESEGFAGTKLNANKNSFKAVLIVIIILATAFFAGVKFLNKMSLAPESPTPAPVQKAAIVEDDTTSFETTVPDGAENVPPESLNVEQDSSAMQAALDSAKKISAKGSSVTTFLSSDSRATEKKDSVPEAKGKLHVTISGRDSSTSWVGIYRSLNDNKVLREGNLTTKYSKITYAYNDTLCLVIGNPDAVSKVVANGKEIPVPIRKGYASRFCLSTNGKITRR from the coding sequence ATGTCTGATTTTGCGGAAGAAAAGGCTTCAAACGAAAAGCTTGGCGAATACCTGAAGCGTGTTCGTGAATCCAAGGGAATTTCTTTGGAAGAATTTTCTCAGAAGACCCGTGTTTCGTTGGAACACTTGCAAGAAATCGAAGCGGGTGAATGGAACAAGTTCCCGGTGGAAGCATATGTCCGAGGATACTTGAATTCGATCGCTGTGGCGCTCGGACTCGATATGCCAAAGGTCCTCGAATGCTATTCCAAGGAAGTCGGTTCTTCTTATTCAGAGGAGTTCATCGCTCCGAAAACCATTACTTCTGAATCGGAAGGCTTTGCGGGTACAAAACTCAATGCGAATAAGAACAGCTTCAAGGCGGTTCTGATTGTGATTATCATCTTGGCCACAGCCTTCTTCGCCGGCGTCAAGTTCTTGAACAAGATGTCGTTGGCTCCGGAATCTCCGACGCCTGCTCCCGTGCAAAAGGCAGCAATCGTGGAAGACGATACGACATCTTTCGAAACGACGGTTCCCGATGGTGCGGAAAATGTTCCGCCTGAATCCTTGAACGTGGAACAGGATTCCTCCGCGATGCAGGCCGCTCTCGACAGCGCAAAGAAGATTTCTGCCAAGGGCAGCTCCGTGACGACCTTCCTCTCTTCGGATTCCCGTGCAACCGAAAAGAAAGATTCGGTTCCGGAAGCAAAGGGCAAACTCCATGTTACGATTTCGGGCAGGGATTCCTCGACCTCTTGGGTCGGCATCTACCGCAGCTTGAACGATAACAAGGTTCTCCGTGAAGGCAATTTGACGACGAAATATTCGAAGATCACTTACGCCTATAACGATACACTCTGCTTGGTGATCGGCAACCCGGACGCAGTCAGCAAGGTGGTTGCGAACGGCAAGGAAATTCCGGTTCCGATCCGCAAAGGCTACGCGAGCCGTTTCTGCTTGAGCACGAATGGCAAGATTACAAGGAGATAA
- a CDS encoding Maf family protein — protein sequence MKSFILASASPRRSDILTQLKVPFRVEKSNFVEDGEGLKPKERPQKFAEGKALEVSKRFPNEYVLGFDTLVIMDSKALGKPKDPSEALSMLKLLNGSRHKVISGVAIAHNGKILESSKEITDVIFRHNTEQALQEYVNSGEPMDKAGAYAIQGIGARLVKAVNGCFYNVVGLPVAKTLDLIDHLGESNV from the coding sequence GTGAAATCCTTTATTCTTGCAAGCGCCTCGCCGCGTCGCTCTGACATCCTCACCCAGTTGAAGGTGCCGTTTCGCGTCGAAAAATCCAATTTTGTCGAAGACGGTGAAGGCTTGAAGCCCAAGGAAAGACCGCAGAAGTTTGCGGAAGGAAAAGCTCTCGAAGTCTCCAAGCGCTTTCCAAATGAATATGTTCTCGGCTTCGACACGTTGGTCATCATGGACAGCAAAGCGCTCGGTAAACCGAAAGACCCCAGCGAGGCGCTTTCGATGCTCAAGCTTTTGAACGGCAGCCGTCATAAAGTGATTTCGGGCGTAGCCATTGCGCACAACGGGAAAATTCTGGAATCGTCGAAGGAAATCACCGATGTGATTTTCCGTCACAACACCGAACAGGCTTTGCAGGAATATGTGAATTCCGGCGAACCGATGGACAAGGCTGGAGCTTATGCCATTCAAGGCATCGGCGCACGTCTTGTCAAAGCGGTGAACGGTTGTTTTTATAACGTAGTCGGTCTTCCTGTTGCGAAGACCCTGGATTTGATCGATCATTTAGGAGAGTCAAATGTCTGA
- the hisB gene encoding imidazoleglycerol-phosphate dehydratase HisB — MREAQIIRNTSETQIKLSLNLDEVSRGKIDTGSGFLNHMLDLFQVHGGFTLNVESHGDTYVDMHHSIEDIAICLGEAFIKCLGDKKGIERYGFYFVPMDEALARVCLDFSNRIGFVWNAKLPNSTVGAENMPVSLFEHFFKSLCENARMNLHVELFYGADNHHCLEAIFKAFARAVAMAVAPSRNVKGVPSSKGTL, encoded by the coding sequence ATGAGAGAAGCGCAGATTATCCGCAACACGAGCGAAACCCAGATCAAGCTTTCGCTCAATTTGGATGAGGTCTCTCGCGGTAAAATCGATACAGGCTCGGGCTTCCTTAATCACATGCTCGACCTTTTCCAGGTGCACGGTGGTTTTACGCTGAACGTGGAAAGCCATGGCGACACTTACGTGGACATGCACCATTCGATCGAAGACATTGCGATCTGCCTCGGCGAAGCTTTTATCAAGTGCCTCGGCGACAAGAAGGGCATTGAACGCTACGGCTTCTATTTTGTTCCGATGGATGAAGCGCTGGCTCGTGTTTGCCTTGACTTCTCGAATCGTATCGGCTTTGTCTGGAATGCAAAACTTCCGAATTCGACGGTCGGCGCAGAGAATATGCCGGTGAGCCTCTTTGAACATTTCTTCAAGTCGCTCTGCGAAAATGCCCGCATGAATTTGCACGTGGAACTCTTCTATGGCGCAGACAATCACCACTGCCTCGAAGCTATCTTCAAAGCCTTCGCACGTGCTGTCGCGATGGCTGTTGCGCCCTCGCGCAATGTGAAGGGAGTGCCGAGCTCCAAAGGCACGCTTTAA
- a CDS encoding type B 50S ribosomal protein L31, producing the protein MKNGIHPDYNPVVFVDANTGKEFITRSTKSSAEKKVIDGVEYGVVTLEITSDTHPFWTGKQHRVDTAGRIDQFNKRFAGDGKLNIAGAKRKTRRVAAKKSEEAEEK; encoded by the coding sequence ATGAAAAATGGTATTCATCCCGATTACAATCCGGTCGTGTTCGTTGATGCGAATACGGGTAAAGAGTTCATCACCCGCTCCACGAAGTCGTCTGCCGAAAAGAAAGTGATCGATGGTGTCGAATATGGCGTGGTTACTTTGGAAATCACGAGCGACACTCATCCGTTCTGGACTGGCAAGCAACACCGCGTGGATACCGCTGGTCGTATTGATCAGTTCAACAAGCGTTTCGCTGGTGATGGTAAGTTGAACATTGCTGGTGCAAAGCGTAAGACGCGTCGCGTTGCCGCCAAGAAGAGCGAAGAAGCGGAAGAAAAGTAA